A region of Necator americanus strain Aroian chromosome I, whole genome shotgun sequence DNA encodes the following proteins:
- a CDS encoding hypothetical protein (NECATOR_CHRI.G3641.T1), whose product MFPILPVILALYNTVPLAIGGRIRECDESAIAGDEYRTLFLQAHNNYRLALANGSARGTNNRKLPGSKSLFKFNYNCQLELLASAVALDCQYKPSLKMNDIGYSQNFRRSEGVKRNVLDNVNNLENRFNKVVSKWWYTVEDETIRPMSPDVIYKDDAMEEFANIAYHKSISLGCFNALCPLAETHDLVTTCVYGAVPKKGAPLYPTAQTTRGCTDSSTCNVGVHNPECIRKYDEEDATLAGLCRTDSKEMPATATVPHASTTEEIKVPSPPPKTTVSPTTRRTTRTSTTRKTTRTSTTRRTTRTSTTRRTTRTSTTRRTTRTSTTRRTTRTSTTRRTTTTSPTRKTTTTSTTRRTTTTSPIRKTTRQTTVATTRAASSREMTDTLRNLVLKTHNENRALLSQGYVANGRADGPRLGPATNMLTMKYDFSLETEAQAYADKCSLVGSGPNSGQNTHVIQSKSVSAFDALKKSMSTWWNEIYSTSVGKNLMYTSRLQAKRDAPTRFTQMAWADTYKVGCGIKRCSSKTFVVCRYDPPRMRMRRCGPTPAFTIFVAYAPTSSYEEEEVEALYMDLEKFYREDHAFYRERNPRTIINWDLFATLAGFWEDSAMDNIGEEYDRLVEHLHDCAKKAESFKTTKKRLSLETLELIRQRGAARAAGNQELKSEFARRCREAIGEDHKERRAEVLAEAAEAGKSIRYTHRDLASRKTRMTALRNPKGTAIASRRGMEKIIYDFYSDLFDSHVHFRPHHLREDGQVIPEVLPSEIRHAIMLRYLESTRCRSVSPLKKAFDSVETEAVVEASDNQGVPTQYRKVLRELYSNFTTGISPFYKNIIIDVKRGVRQGDTISPKIFTATLENAMRKLEWDDMGVKVDGRQLHHLRFADDIVLITPSISQAERMLTEFDKTCGCIGLQLNLQKMFMRNGWI is encoded by the exons ATGTTTCCCATTCTTCCG GTGATTCTAGCTTTGTACAATACTGTGCCACTAGCAATCGGCGGCAGGATAAGAG AATGCGACGAATCAGCAATCGCAGGCGACGAATATCGAACACTGTTTCTGCAAGCACACAATAATTACAGACTTGCACTTGCAAATGGATCGGCGCGCGGAACAAACAACCGCAAACTTCCAGGATCGAAGAGCTTGTTTAAATTT AACTATAACTGCCAATTGGAACTGCTTGCAAGTGCTGTTGCTCTCGATTGTCAATATAAACCTTCATTGAAAATGAACGACATCGGATACAGCCAGAATTTTCGAAG GTCCGAAGGAGTAAAACGTAATGTATTGGACAACGTAAATAATCTTGAGAATCGTTTCAACAAAGTTGTTTCTAAGTGGTGGTATACGGTAGAAGATGAAACCATCCGGCCCATGTCTCCAGATGTCATATATAAGGATGATGCGATGGAAGAGTTTGCTAAC ATCGCTTACCACAAATCCATATCCCTTGGGTGCTTTAACGCTCTATGTCCGTTAGCTGAAACGCACGATCTCGTGACGACTTGCGTATATGGAGCCGT TCCTAAGAAAGGTGCACCGCTGTACCCCACCGCACAAACAACACGCGGTTGCACCGATTCGTCAACGTGTAACGTCGGGGTACACAATCCTGAATGTATCAGGAAATACGATGAAGAAGACGCAACCCTAGCAGGACTCTGCCGCACTGATTCAAAGGAAATGCCAG CAACCGCGACAGTACCTCACGCAAGCACGACAGAAGAAATTAAAGTGCCATCGCCCCCACCCAAAACTACGGTGTCACCGACAACACGCAGAACTACCAGGACATCGACAACACGCAAAACTACCAGGACATCGACAACACGCAGAACTACCAGGACATCGACAACACGCAGAACTACCAGGACATCGACAACACGCAGAACTACCAGGACATCGACTACACGCAGAACTACCAGGACATCGACAACACGCAGAACTACCACGACATCGCCTACACGCAAAACTACCACGACATCGACTACACGCAGAACTACCACGACATCGCCTATACGCAAAACTACGAGACAAACCACTGTTGCAACAACAAGAGCAGCTAGCTCTCGTGAAATGACAGACACATTACGGAATCTAGTATTGAAAACGCACAACGAGAACag AGCACTGCTTTCTCAAGGATATGTTGCAAATGGGAGAGCGGACGGCCCGAGGCTTGGACCAGCTACGAATATGCTCACAATG AAATACGACTTCTCACTGGAAACGGAGGCTCAAGCATATGCGGATAAGTGCAGTCTCGTTGGATCTGGTCCGAATTCGGGCCAAAACACTCATGTCATTCAATCAAAATCAGTTTCAGCGTTCGATGCATTAAAAAAG TCTATGAGTACATGGTGGAACGAAATCTATTCCACCTCCGTGGGGAAGAATTTGATGTACACTTCGAGGTTACAAGCGAAGCGAGACGCACCCACGAGATTCACTCAG ATGGCGTGGGCTGACACCTACAAAGTCGGATGCGGGATAAAACGGTGCTCCTCCAAGACCTTTGTAGTCTGCCGCTACGATCCACC ACGtatgcggatgagaagatgtggtccaacaccagctttcactatcttcgtcgcttacgctccaacatcaagctacgaagaagaagaagtcgaagctttgtatatggacctggagaagttctaccgagaagatcatgccttctacag agagagaaatcccagaactatcatcaactgggatctcttcgctacgctagccggcttttgggaagattctgcaatggacaacatcggcgaggaatatgaccggcttgttgaacaccttcacgactgcgcgaaaaaggctgagagttttaaaaccaccaagaaacgcctgtctcttgaaactctcgagctgatacgccagcgtggagcagcacgagccgcagggaaccaagaacttaAGTCCGAGTTCGCAAGGcgttgcagagaggcgataggGGAAGACcataaagagagaagagcagaagtgttggctgaagctgcagaggcggggaaaagcatccgctatacCCATCGAGACTtggccagtcgcaagacgaggatgactgctctccggaacccaaagggaacagccattgcatcgagaagggggatggagaaaatcatctacgacttctactctgatctcttcgacagccatgtccactttcgtcctcaccatctgagggaagacggacaagtcattccagaggttctcccgtccgaaatacgacatgctatcatgttg AGGTATctcgagagtacaagatgccgctctgtctcacctttgaagaaggccttcgactcagttgagacggaagcggtcgtggaagcctcggacaaccaaggcgtccctactcagtacagaaaggtacttcgagagttgtacagtaacttcacgaccggaatttcgccattctacaagaacatcatcattgacgtgaagaggggggtccgacagggtgatacaatttcacccaaaatattcacagccaccctcgagaacgcaatgcgaaagttggaatgggacgacatgggagtgaaggttgatggtcggcagctacaccatttgcgctttgctgatgacatcgtactgataacaccaagcatcagccaagcggaacgaatgctgactgAATTCGacaaaacatgtggatgcatcggtcttcagctgaatctacaaaagatgttcatgcggaacggatggatctag
- a CDS encoding hypothetical protein (NECATOR_CHRI.G3641.T2) codes for MRASRRYLESTRCRSVSPLKKAFDSVETEAVVEASDNQGVPTQYRKVLRELYSNFTTGISPFYKNIIIDVKRGVRQGDTISPKIFTATLENAMRKLEWDDMGVKVDGRQLHHLRFADDIVLITPSISQAERMLTEFDKTCGCIGLQLNLQKMFMRNGWI; via the exons atgcgagcaagcagg AGGTATctcgagagtacaagatgccgctctgtctcacctttgaagaaggccttcgactcagttgagacggaagcggtcgtggaagcctcggacaaccaaggcgtccctactcagtacagaaaggtacttcgagagttgtacagtaacttcacgaccggaatttcgccattctacaagaacatcatcattgacgtgaagaggggggtccgacagggtgatacaatttcacccaaaatattcacagccaccctcgagaacgcaatgcgaaagttggaatgggacgacatgggagtgaaggttgatggtcggcagctacaccatttgcgctttgctgatgacatcgtactgataacaccaagcatcagccaagcggaacgaatgctgactgAATTCGacaaaacatgtggatgcatcggtcttcagctgaatctacaaaagatgttcatgcggaacggatggatctag
- a CDS encoding hypothetical protein (NECATOR_CHRI.G3641.T3): MRMRRCGPTPAFTIFVAYAPTSSYEEEEVEALYMDLEKFYREDHAFYRFRLTDVAVVPKFYTGSDHRPLRGRFSFTRRAEKTAKSRERNPRTIINWDLFATLAGFWEDSAMDNIGEEYDRLVEHLHDCAKKAESFKTTKKRLSLETLELIRQRGAARAAGNQELKSEFARRCREAIGEDHKERRAEVLAEAAEAGKSIRYTHRDLASRKTRMTALRNPKGTAIASRRGMEKIIYDFYSDLFDSHVHFRPHHLREDGQVIPEVLPSEIRHAIMLVRNRTVPGPNRISPEHLKNLPPVLINTLARLFTRYLSECKAPKQWKTSKTVLL; the protein is encoded by the exons atgcggatgagaagatgtggtccaacaccagctttcactatcttcgtcgcttacgctccaacatcaagctacgaagaagaagaagtcgaagctttgtatatggacctggagaagttctaccgagaagatcatgccttctacag gttccgcCTGACAGACGTCGCCGtcgtaccaaagttctatacgggatcggaccatcgcccccttcgaggaagattttccttcacaaggagagcagagaaaacCGCCAAGtccagagagagaaatcccagaactatcatcaactgggatctcttcgctacgctagccggcttttgggaagattctgcaatggacaacatcggcgaggaatatgaccggcttgttgaacaccttcacgactgcgcgaaaaaggctgagagttttaaaaccaccaagaaacgcctgtctcttgaaactctcgagctgatacgccagcgtggagcagcacgagccgcagggaaccaagaacttaAGTCCGAGTTCGCAAGGcgttgcagagaggcgataggGGAAGACcataaagagagaagagcagaagtgttggctgaagctgcagaggcggggaaaagcatccgctatacCCATCGAGACTtggccagtcgcaagacgaggatgactgctctccggaacccaaagggaacagccattgcatcgagaagggggatggagaaaatcatctacgacttctactctgatctcttcgacagccatgtccactttcgtcctcaccatctgagggaagacggacaagtcattccagaggttctcccgtccgaaatacgacatgctatcatgttggtaagaaatcgtacggtaCCCGGTCCCAACAGAATAAgcccagaacacctgaagaaccttccgccagtactcatcaacaccctggcgaggctctttacgcgttatctgtcggaatgcaaggctcctaaacagtggaagaccagcaagaccgtgttgttgtaa
- a CDS encoding hypothetical protein (NECATOR_CHRI.G3642.T1), with translation MAICTYNARTLVSEAAIGDLMMQAKKIKYDVIRLTETRTRHPLNAVYETGEKLFLGTCDSKGVGGVGVLVNTSMAKNVDSFEQLTT, from the coding sequence atggcgatctgtacttataacgcacgtacgcttgtatcggaagcggccatcggagatctgatgatgcaagccaagaagatcaagtacgacgtcatcagattgaccgagacgagaacacgtcaccctctcaacgccgtatatgaaactggagaaaaactgttcttaggaacatgcgacagtaaaggtgttggtggagttggcgtcctcgtcaatacaagtatggcaaagaacgtcgactctttcgaacaacttacgacctgA
- a CDS encoding hypothetical protein (NECATOR_CHRI.G3641.T4), translating to MTDTLRNLVLKTHNENRALLSQGYVANGRADGPRLGPATNMLTMKYDFSLETEAQAYADKCSLVGSGPNSGQNTHVIQSKSVSAFDALKKSMSTWWNEIYSTSVGKNLMYTSRLQAKRDAPTRFTQMAWADTYKVGCGIKRCSSKTFVVCRYDPP from the exons ATGACAGACACATTACGGAATCTAGTATTGAAAACGCACAACGAGAACag AGCACTGCTTTCTCAAGGATATGTTGCAAATGGGAGAGCGGACGGCCCGAGGCTTGGACCAGCTACGAATATGCTCACAATG AAATACGACTTCTCACTGGAAACGGAGGCTCAAGCATATGCGGATAAGTGCAGTCTCGTTGGATCTGGTCCGAATTCGGGCCAAAACACTCATGTCATTCAATCAAAATCAGTTTCAGCGTTCGATGCATTAAAAAAG TCTATGAGTACATGGTGGAACGAAATCTATTCCACCTCCGTGGGGAAGAATTTGATGTACACTTCGAGGTTACAAGCGAAGCGAGACGCACCCACGAGATTCACTCAG ATGGCGTGGGCTGACACCTACAAAGTCGGATGCGGGATAAAACGGTGCTCCTCCAAGACCTTTGTAGTCTGCCGCTACGATCCACCgtaa
- a CDS encoding hypothetical protein (NECATOR_CHRI.G3641.T5) produces MFPILPVILALYNTVPLAIGGRIRECDESAIAGDEYRTLFLQAHNNYRLALANGSARGTNNRKLPGSKSLFKFNYNCQLELLASAVALDCQYKPSLKMNDIGYSQNFRRSEGVKRNVLDNVNNLENRFNKVVSKWWYTVEDETIRPMSPDVIYKDDAMEEFANIAYHKSISLGCFNALCPLAETHDLVTTCVYGAVPKKGAPLYPTAQTTRGCTDSSTCNVGVHNPECIRKYDEEDATLAGLCRTDSKEMPATATVPHASTTEEIKVPSPPPKTTDIDNTQNYQDIDNTQNYQDIDNTQNYQDIDYTQNYQDIDNTQNYHDIAYTQNYHDIDYTQNYHDIAYTQNYETNHCCNNKSS; encoded by the exons ATGTTTCCCATTCTTCCG GTGATTCTAGCTTTGTACAATACTGTGCCACTAGCAATCGGCGGCAGGATAAGAG AATGCGACGAATCAGCAATCGCAGGCGACGAATATCGAACACTGTTTCTGCAAGCACACAATAATTACAGACTTGCACTTGCAAATGGATCGGCGCGCGGAACAAACAACCGCAAACTTCCAGGATCGAAGAGCTTGTTTAAATTT AACTATAACTGCCAATTGGAACTGCTTGCAAGTGCTGTTGCTCTCGATTGTCAATATAAACCTTCATTGAAAATGAACGACATCGGATACAGCCAGAATTTTCGAAG GTCCGAAGGAGTAAAACGTAATGTATTGGACAACGTAAATAATCTTGAGAATCGTTTCAACAAAGTTGTTTCTAAGTGGTGGTATACGGTAGAAGATGAAACCATCCGGCCCATGTCTCCAGATGTCATATATAAGGATGATGCGATGGAAGAGTTTGCTAAC ATCGCTTACCACAAATCCATATCCCTTGGGTGCTTTAACGCTCTATGTCCGTTAGCTGAAACGCACGATCTCGTGACGACTTGCGTATATGGAGCCGT TCCTAAGAAAGGTGCACCGCTGTACCCCACCGCACAAACAACACGCGGTTGCACCGATTCGTCAACGTGTAACGTCGGGGTACACAATCCTGAATGTATCAGGAAATACGATGAAGAAGACGCAACCCTAGCAGGACTCTGCCGCACTGATTCAAAGGAAATGCCAG CAACCGCGACAGTACCTCACGCAAGCACGACAGAAGAAATTAAAGTGCCATCGCCCCCACCCAAAACTACG GACATCGACAACACGCAGAACTACCAGGACATCGACAACACGCAGAACTACCAGGACATCGACAACACGCAGAACTACCAGGACATCGACTACACGCAGAACTACCAGGACATCGACAACACGCAGAACTACCACGACATCGCCTACACGCAAAACTACCACGACATCGACTACACGCAGAACTACCACGACATCGCCTATACGCAAAACTACGAGACAAACCACTGTTGCAACAACAAGAGCAGCTAG
- a CDS encoding hypothetical protein (NECATOR_CHRI.G3643.T1), producing MFAQSPAVILSFGMFINTTSSCSCARKRVRCIAAVKESETKGMHKGILPPRGISLCCSYIKLTREQSKDGWLPYLNAQIKLHNGIASVKWYRKESSKNILINAKSAHPNGMKKAIIRNMVKTATAMCTGDREREESLKLATNIASSNCYSRLKSNTQSRTTNNTVRIPREGRIPLCIPFVSDSLTAAIHRTFLRAQLQDDVVLVNIPNDSIKRQLVRNRFYDRQCVSECCVVCPFGKAGDCANIGVRQTAPDTYRRRDGALAPDSYNMGCDGSTGVGLVRRLQLPIESGATGPGRMKWCAITSCA from the coding sequence atgttCGCACAATCACCGGCTGTGATActgtcgttcgggatgttcatcaacacaacatcatcttgcagctgtgctcgcaaaagagtccggtgtatagcagcagttaaggagtcagagacgaaggggatgcacaaaggaattctacctCCACGTGGGATCTCACTTTGTTGTTCgtacataaaactcactcgagaacaatcaaaagatggttggctgccttatttgaatgctcaaataaaactacacaatggcattgcaagtgtgaaatggtatcgcaaggaaagctcgaaaaacatactgataaaCGCAAAGTCAGCTCATCCTAatggcatgaaaaaggcaattatccgaaatatggtcaaaacagcaacagcaatgtgcacaggggatagagaacgggaggaatcactaaaactagccacAAACATAGCTAGTTCAAACTGTTACTCGAGAttgaaatctaacacccaatCTCGAACTACGAACAACACagtgaggatcccacgtgaaggtagaattcctttgtgcatccccttcgtctctgattccttaactgctgctatacacAGGACTTttttgcgagcacagctgcaagatgatgttgtgttggtgaacatcccgaacgacagcatcaaacgacagttagttcgcaatagattctacgataggcaatgcgTGTCAGAATGTTGTgtggtttgtccattcggtaaggcCGGTGACTGCGCGAACATCGGAGTTAGACAgacggcgccagacacctatagaaggagggatggcgcgctggcgccagatagctataatatggggtgcgacgggtccaccggcgtcggattggtgcgccggctcCAGTTACCTATAGAGtcgggtgcaacgggtccaggACGaatgaaatggtgcgcaataacttcgtgtgcatga
- a CDS encoding hypothetical protein (NECATOR_CHRI.G3644.T2) produces MNIPNDSITAGDCANIGVIYQIECLTYNAIYIGETGRMLNDDRPLCFFRLTVVERSDHQGKGWVRDSWLSNSCWSPERDFMFHARKEKDKRKFSPQKKRNFYKPRTRWFDMLRTPINLTMCAEGRIVWNMNRNYCIERTSRAREAYGCYIWSRMRISKESEVHQSELIIL; encoded by the exons atgaacatcccgaacgacagTATCACAGCCGGTGATTGTGCGaacatcggagttatttaccaaatagaatgcctaacgtACAACGCCAtatatattggagaaactggaaggatgctgaac GATGACCGGCCACTATGCTTTTTCCGACTCACCGTGGTTGagaggtctgaccatcag GGAAAAGGATGGGTTCGTGACTCGTGGCTGTCTAACAGCTGCTGGAGTCCGGAACGTGATTTTATGTTTCACGcaaggaaagagaaagacaAAAGGAAATTCAGTCCTCAAAAGAAAAG AAACTTCTACAAGCCACGTACCCGCTGGTTCGACATGTTAAGAACTCCTATAAATCTTACGATGTGCGCAGAAG GAAGAATAGTATGGAATATGAACCGAAACTACTGCATCGAGAGAACATCTAGAGCGAGAGAAGCATATGGATGCTACATATGGAGTAGAATGCGAATATCAAAAGAATCAGAAGTTCATCAATCAGAACTCATCattctttag
- a CDS encoding hypothetical protein (NECATOR_CHRI.G3644.T1), whose amino-acid sequence MTGHYAFSDSPWLRVTYGSGTMIVVEMHHLSSPPKFAFIGICDSVSDLRSGKGWVRDSWLSNSCWSPERDFMFHARKEKDKRKFSPQKKRNFYKPRTRWFDMLRTPINLTMCAEGRIVWNMNRNYCIERTSRAREAYGCYIWSRMRISKESEVHQSELIIL is encoded by the exons ATGACCGGCCACTATGCTTTTTCCGACTCACCGTGGTTGagag TCACTTACGGCTCTGGTACAAtgattgtcgttgaaatgcATCACTTGTCCAGCCCACCTAAATTTGCTTTCATTGGCATATGCgacagcgtctctgatcttcgatcg GGAAAAGGATGGGTTCGTGACTCGTGGCTGTCTAACAGCTGCTGGAGTCCGGAACGTGATTTTATGTTTCACGcaaggaaagagaaagacaAAAGGAAATTCAGTCCTCAAAAGAAAAG AAACTTCTACAAGCCACGTACCCGCTGGTTCGACATGTTAAGAACTCCTATAAATCTTACGATGTGCGCAGAAG GAAGAATAGTATGGAATATGAACCGAAACTACTGCATCGAGAGAACATCTAGAGCGAGAGAAGCATATGGATGCTACATATGGAGTAGAATGCGAATATCAAAAGAATCAGAAGTTCATCAATCAGAACTCATCattctttag